DNA from Acidobacteriota bacterium:
CGTTCGCTGATGTAGATGCCGACCAGAAAGAAAAACGCGGGCAGGTAGGAAAAGGCGACCAGGAATTTGAAATGCTTTCTCTGAAACGACAACCGGATGCCGTTCCGCATGACCGGCCACCAGGGGAATCGGAGTTCCTCGAGCCGCCCGTCCCAGTGATGATAGCCCTTATCCCTGACCGTGGCCATCAGTCGACCCCCACAACGCCGGCGAACAGGTCTTCGAGAGACGTGCGGCTCTTGATGAAATGGCGGATTTGGACCTGGGCCTCCACAGCGGCCCGAAAGACATCATTCGCATCCCGCTCCGGGGGCATGTAGAGCCTCATCAGACCGTCAGGCGTCTCCTCGATGCGGCATCCCGTGGGTTCAAGCGCCGCGGCGAAGGCGCTTCGGTCGCCTTTGATCCGGATTTCAAAGAGGCTGTAGCGGACGGATTTGAGGTCCTTCATCCGGCCCTGGGCGGCCACGGCACCTCTGTTGAGAATCACTACGGAAGAACAAACCGTCTCGATGTCCGACAGGATATGGGACGAAACGAGAACCTGGATGTCCTTGTCGGAAGCGATATCCCGAATGAGCTCGAGAATGTCCCGGCGGCCGTGGGGATCGAGGTTCGTGGTCGGTTCGTCGAGAAAAAGAAGTTTGGGATCATGGACAAGAGCCTGGGCCAGCTTGAGGCGTTGTTTCATGCCTGCGGAATAGGTGTCGAGAAGCCGGTAGCGGGATTCCCCGAGTCCGACATAAAAGAGAACCTCATGCGCCCGCTTCATGGCCTCGGCCCGAGGCATCCCCGAAAGCTCGCCGAAATAGGCCGTGAAGGATACGGCATCCAGTCCGGCCACGAAACAGTCATCTTCGGGCATATAGCCGATGGCCCGGCGAATGGAGTCCTGATCCTTGAGGATGTCGTAACCGAGAACTTTCCCTTCCCCCCTTTCCGGTTTCAAAAAACCGAGAAGAATACGGAGGAGCGTGCTTTTTCCGGCTCCGTTCGGCCCCAGGAGTCCCGCCGCCCCCCCGTCCAGGCTCAGGTTGACACCGTCGAGGGCCTTGACCTTCCCGTAACTGAAGTGGACGTCCCGGATTTCGATGCTCATGCGCGATTCTGATGACTCCTGAATAAAAGATACGTCCCGACCTGAAAAAAGTTCCTCGACATCATTCTGACTTTTTCGGTACCGCCACAGGGGTGCCGATTCCGCGAACCAACGCTCCGTATGTTTTCTCGATTCTGTCCCAGTGCTCCTCGCGGTCGAGCGACCAGAACCGCCCCATGACGGTGGCCACCCGGCCCGCGCCGAGCTCCCGGCACATTTCCTCAACGCTCTCGACATAGACGGCGCCGCTTTCCGGTCTTTCACCCCGCCGGCCGATAAAGGCGTGGATTTCGATGTTGGAAAGCCCAACGTTACGGGCCATTCTCATCAAGGCAAACAGGTGGTTGAGGGTGCCGTGAGAACTGTAATGGGAAACAATTCCCATGAGATGAAGCGTTCGTCCGGCCCCCATGGCGCGGCGCATGACGTCCAGCAGGACGGCATTGCGGCCGAAACTTCCGTCCTCAATGGCCTGGTCAATCCTCACTCGGTCGAGGGGGACGCGCCGGCCGGCGCCCATATGGAGATGGCCGGCCTCGGAGTTTCCAACGGAACCCGGCGGCATGCCCACCGCCTCGCCATGAGCCGTGAGAAGGGCCATGGGATAGCCGGTCGAAAGGCTGTCAAAGTGAGGCGTCGAGGCCTCTCCGATAAGATTGCCCCAAGCCTCTGCCCGAAGGCCCCAACCGTCCAAGATAAGAAGCAAAATCCGATCGCACGGCGCCGCATCCCTTTCGTCAATGAGGCTTTTTCCGGTCATTTCGACCGGAACCGGAAATCCGGCCAGTTGAAGAACGGTCGGAGCCACGTCGGCCAGCTCGCCGGTTTTCATCAGAGCGCCGGAGGATGAACCGGCCGCCGCCGCGGAAAAATCGGCCAGAATGAAAGGCACGGGGTTGGCGGTATGCCCGGTATTGGGCGTCCCGTCGGGGTAGAACCATTCCTCCACCGTTCCGTGATCGGCCGTGACGACAAGCGCGGCCCCGGCCCGGCGCGCGCCTTCGACGATGCGCCCCAGCGCGATATCCACAGCTTCGACGGCCGCGACGACGGACGATTTGTTCTCGATATGCCCGACGACATCGACATTGGCCAGATTGGCGATGACAACCCGATTTCCGGTTCCTTCGAGGGCGCGGACGGCGGCCACGGCCACCGCGTCGGCGCTCATGGCCGGCGTTGTGGAATAATCTTCGACGGCGGGAGAATCCACGACAAGGCGCTCTTCCCATGGCCGGCGGTCCTCATTTCTCCCATTGAAAAAATAATCGACATGAATGGCTTTTTCGGATTCGGCCACCTTGAGGACGCGGAATCCTCCCGATCCCAAAGCTTCGGACAGGGTGTTCTTGAGTCTTTCCAGAGGAGGAAAGGCCACCTGAACGTTCAAGCCGGAGGCATATTCGATCAACGTGACGAAATCCGGATTCAGGCCCGGAACGACGGGAAAATGCAGAAAATCCGGCTCGGTCAGACAGCGGGTGAGCTCGACCTCCCGCTCGCCGCGGACATCGTAGAAAATCACGGCATCGCCGGATCGGATGCGGCCGGCGGGCTCGCCGGTCTCATCCACGAGAACCATGGGCTCGAGGGCCTCGTCTTCCTGGCCGGACCGATAGGCCGCCCGGATCGCATCGGGCATCGATGTCAATTGAGAGGACGCCTTCTTTTTCATTGGACCACCTGAATTTTGGATAACATTCGGAAAGCCGCCGGTCAGTCCAAAGGCAACGCCGTCATGGAAATGGGATCGACGCGGCTGTCATAAATGCGAAAACCCCAGTGAAGATGCGGGCCGGTCGAACGCCCGGTCGAGCCGATCAGGCCGATGGCTTCTCCTTTGGCGACCATCTGCGTCCGCTTGACCAGAAGCTTTGAGAAATGGCAGTAGAGGCTGAAGACGCCCAGACCATGATCGATGATGACGGTCTTTCCGGAAAAATAGAGATTGCTGGCCATGACGACACGGCCGGCATTCGAGGCCCGGACCGGATCCCCCATCGGAGCCGCAATGTCCAGACCCGTATGAGGCGAACGGGGAACGTCGTTGAAAATGCGTCGTTCGCCGAAATTGTCGGCCGACCTCCCGCCATGAGGGAGAATAAAGGCGCCGTCGCCCATCCAGACGGGAGACGGCATGGAATAGATGGCGGCCAGAAGATCGGCTTCCCGGCGGATTCTCTCCTGAACCGAGGCCGGCGGCGTCACAAATTCCTGGGCCACGCGGAGTCGCCGAACGGAAAAATTCCCGGCTTCCACCATGACCCCCATCCGGGTCTCTTCCCAATGCCCCGATTCATTCTCGGTCCTGATCGTCCAGGGATAAATTCCGGGTTTCGCCGCAAGATCGATGCCCAGAAAGCCGATGGTTTTTTCCGTTGCGGGTTTGTTCAGTTCCAGCGTTTTATCGAGAAAAGAAACAACGATGCGTGTTTTCTCGGGAGCCTCCCGGACGGTGAACACCACGGCCTCGCCCTGCACAAAAGCGCGGGCCGAAGCTTCCACGGCAACACCCGAAAGCGTCGTCAAAACATGAGTATCTCGCGGTGCGGGTGTTCCCGGCAAAACAAGGATGGCGATGAGAAAACCCAATCCGAGAAAAATCCGGGATCGTCTTCGCTTCCGGAAATATCCGGTTTTGTTCGAGACATCCGTGTCGATCATCGTTTCCTCCCATAATGCGCCGTTTGCACGGCACGGATGAAACAGTATAGCGAACAACCCGTCAGATGACCATACCATTTTCTTAAAGGATTTGTCTTGACCCATGGGGCTCCTTTGCGTATGATGCGCGGACTATGAAAAAACATCTGAGCATTTTTTTGATGGCCGTCTTTCTCTTTTTCGCTTTTCCTCTGATCGCCCTTGAAAACACATCCGGCAATCCCCGGGTGAACCGCCGATTAGGAGTCGGGATTCAGTTGGGCGGCCCAACCTTGATTTGTTCCGCCCAAGTCGATTATTTCCTCACTCCCGCAATCAATTTCGAAGCCGGAGCCGGGTTGGTCGGACTTTATTCCGGAGTCAAGATCCACTTGAGTCAATCCAACTGGAGTCCTTATCTGGGAGTCAAAGTGACGTTCCTGCCTGAACTCAAACTGTTCGGTGGGGGGGAGTGGAATCCAGGCCTCTATGTACCTTTCGGAATGCAGTATTTGAGCCGCGATGGATTCACTTTTGCCTTCGAGGCCGCTCTGTTATTGACGGACGGTATCGGGTGGGGCTTGGAGCCGTTTTGGGCCGGGCTTAAGTTCGGATATCATTTCTAAAAACTTAAAGAAAAGAAAAATGCGGGGCTCCCCGCAACAAGAGTCAGTCCGGCGGACGTCTCGGTCCCATCTCCCGCCCGATTCCTGCGGCCTATCATTTTCGCCGATGCATAACCCAAAACAGCTCCGAAAAAAACGTCCGAAGCCCAATGCTTGTCCTTATGGATGCGGGCCAGGGAAACCATCGCGGCCGTCGAATAACAGATCACATCGACAACAGGACTTTCCGATCCATCGGCCACGGCTGCCGCGACAGCCCAGGCCGCCGACGTATGCCCCGAAGGAAAAGAGGTTCGGCGGGAAGCCGTGGAAAACGGACGGAAACGCAGATGTCCTTCCTCCGCCGGAGGACGTGACCGCCCGGCAATCGTCTTGATGCCTGTGGTAAACAGGCTGGAAATGACATAACTCTCAAAACCGAGAAGCGCGGTCCGCCGCCAGCCCGGTTTGTCCGCGATCAGCCCGGTGGTGTAAACTCCGGCCATGAGCGCCGTAAGCACCGCACCATCGCCGAAATGATCAAAAAAGGCGGCGGCATCCTTCGTTCCCGAGGTCCGGTTATTATGGACCGCTATCCGGATATCCTCGTCGACGGAGAATAGGAAAATTCCGGCACCGGCTGCGGCGCCGAAAAATGCGAGATCCCTCCCCTTCCACTTCAGCGGGGATTGAGCCACGGCACCCAGGTCCCTTCCGATCTGCTTCAAATAATCCCGTCCCAGGGTATCGGCAGCCCGAAAGTCTTCGGCACGAAGCGCCTCGACCGGGATCAAAACCGGCAAAACGGCAAAAACGAGGAAAGCGGCAAAGCACTTGGATGTCGCGCGCGCGGGTTGAATAGAACGGGTCATGTCCGGTGGGTGTGATCCGCAAAACCGTTGACGAGCCTTTCGACGTCGCCGATCGTTCTGTCCGTGGCCCCGGGCAAAGCGTCCAAACACGCTCTGGCCCGCCCGCCCATCTCGGCGGAATTCGGACTTCCCGCCGATCGGAACATGGCGGACAAGTCCTCCTCGTTTCGAACCACCCTGGCTCCGCCGCCCTTCAGGAAACATTCCGCCAAATGGGCGAAATTGCCCATGTGCGGACCGAAATAAACCGGCTTGGCATGGAATGCGGGTTCCAGAATATTGTGTCCGCCCCACTCCACCAGGCTTCCGCCGACAAACGCGGAATCCGACAGGGCGTAGAACCGGGCCAATTCTCCGAGCGTATCCAGGATCAGGACATCCCAAGCGCGGGCCGGAAGACGATCTTGAAGCATTTCGGTTCGGCAGAATGCCGTCAATCCGTCTTC
Protein-coding regions in this window:
- a CDS encoding ABC transporter ATP-binding protein gives rise to the protein MSIEIRDVHFSYGKVKALDGVNLSLDGGAAGLLGPNGAGKSTLLRILLGFLKPERGEGKVLGYDILKDQDSIRRAIGYMPEDDCFVAGLDAVSFTAYFGELSGMPRAEAMKRAHEVLFYVGLGESRYRLLDTYSAGMKQRLKLAQALVHDPKLLFLDEPTTNLDPHGRRDILELIRDIASDKDIQVLVSSHILSDIETVCSSVVILNRGAVAAQGRMKDLKSVRYSLFEIRIKGDRSAFAAALEPTGCRIEETPDGLMRLYMPPERDANDVFRAAVEAQVQIRHFIKSRTSLEDLFAGVVGVD
- a CDS encoding alkaline phosphatase family protein, whose translation is MKKKASSQLTSMPDAIRAAYRSGQEDEALEPMVLVDETGEPAGRIRSGDAVIFYDVRGEREVELTRCLTEPDFLHFPVVPGLNPDFVTLIEYASGLNVQVAFPPLERLKNTLSEALGSGGFRVLKVAESEKAIHVDYFFNGRNEDRRPWEERLVVDSPAVEDYSTTPAMSADAVAVAAVRALEGTGNRVVIANLANVDVVGHIENKSSVVAAVEAVDIALGRIVEGARRAGAALVVTADHGTVEEWFYPDGTPNTGHTANPVPFILADFSAAAAGSSSGALMKTGELADVAPTVLQLAGFPVPVEMTGKSLIDERDAAPCDRILLLILDGWGLRAEAWGNLIGEASTPHFDSLSTGYPMALLTAHGEAVGMPPGSVGNSEAGHLHMGAGRRVPLDRVRIDQAIEDGSFGRNAVLLDVMRRAMGAGRTLHLMGIVSHYSSHGTLNHLFALMRMARNVGLSNIEIHAFIGRRGERPESGAVYVESVEEMCRELGAGRVATVMGRFWSLDREEHWDRIEKTYGALVRGIGTPVAVPKKSE
- a CDS encoding M23 family metallopeptidase, encoding MIDTDVSNKTGYFRKRRRSRIFLGLGFLIAILVLPGTPAPRDTHVLTTLSGVAVEASARAFVQGEAVVFTVREAPEKTRIVVSFLDKTLELNKPATEKTIGFLGIDLAAKPGIYPWTIRTENESGHWEETRMGVMVEAGNFSVRRLRVAQEFVTPPASVQERIRREADLLAAIYSMPSPVWMGDGAFILPHGGRSADNFGERRIFNDVPRSPHTGLDIAAPMGDPVRASNAGRVVMASNLYFSGKTVIIDHGLGVFSLYCHFSKLLVKRTQMVAKGEAIGLIGSTGRSTGPHLHWGFRIYDSRVDPISMTALPLD
- a CDS encoding phosphatase PAP2 family protein, translating into MTRSIQPARATSKCFAAFLVFAVLPVLIPVEALRAEDFRAADTLGRDYLKQIGRDLGAVAQSPLKWKGRDLAFFGAAAGAGIFLFSVDEDIRIAVHNNRTSGTKDAAAFFDHFGDGAVLTALMAGVYTTGLIADKPGWRRTALLGFESYVISSLFTTGIKTIAGRSRPPAEEGHLRFRPFSTASRRTSFPSGHTSAAWAVAAAVADGSESPVVDVICYSTAAMVSLARIHKDKHWASDVFFGAVLGYASAKMIGRRNRAGDGTETSAGLTLVAGSPAFFFSLSF